In the genome of Cryptomeria japonica chromosome 8, Sugi_1.0, whole genome shotgun sequence, one region contains:
- the LOC131058851 gene encoding uncharacterized protein LOC131058851: MEDVSNEDSKDEEFQEEEEEQEEQYKEEMEGERESEEVMEDSDQNSQLSNPQEEEEMVPYSLDLPTDKESSKNLEDQIRELKERIMKLEEKINDYRKHFDNICEAFDSLYTITDGIMRKAAMGFMLGQSKIKKKARKLEKEGKMDEDIEDREDNQEDTWVNKVNRHQRN, from the coding sequence ATGGAGGATGTATCCAATGAGGATTCAAAGGATGAAGagttccaagaagaagaagaggaacaagaagagCAATACAAGGAGGAGATGGAAGGAGAGCGTGAATCTGAGGAGGTCATGGAGGATTCTGACCAAAACTCACAACTTTCCAATCCTCAAGAGGAAGAGGAGATGGTTCCCTACTCACTGGATTTGCCGACGGACAAAGAAAGTAGCAAAAACTTGGAGGATCAGATTAGGGAGCTTAAGGAGAGAATCATGAAACTAGAAGAAAAAATTAATGACTACAGGAAGCATTTTGATAATATATGTGAGGCATTTGATTCTCTCTACACCATCACTGATGGTATCATGAGAAAGGCTGCAATGGGGttcatgctaggacaaagcaaGATAAAGAAGAAAGCAAGAAAGCTAGAAAAGGAAGGGAAGATGGACGAGGACATTGAAGATAGGGAGGACAATCAAGAGGATACTTGGGTGAATAAGGTTAATAGACATCAGCGAAATTAG
- the LOC131855925 gene encoding early light-induced protein 1, chloroplastic-like has translation MAAMASMMMKAPAALNCGAVKTNSHISRLPNSSLQVKCMAAKDPKETSTKVSTKFGDLFAFSGPAPEIINGRAAMLGFVSAIAVEVASGRDLLSQVNSGGLSWFALTAGLMTVGTLVPLFNGISRESTSRPIFSSTAEMWNGRFAMLGLLALAFTEYVKGGPLV, from the exons ATGGCGGCCATggcttcaatgatgatgaaagcaCCCGCAGCACTTAACTGCGGGGCAGTCAAAACGAATAGTCATATCAGTAGATTGCCCAACAGTAGCCTCCAAGTCAAGTGCATGGCTGCAAAG GATCCAAAGGAAACGTCTACCAAG GTGAGCACGAAATTTGGCGACCTGTTTGCGTTCTCAGGGCCTGCGCCGGAGATCATCAATGGAAGGGCGGCTATGTTGGGGTTCGTATCGGCCATTGCAGTGGAGGTGGCCAGCGGAAGAGATTTGCTGTCGCAGGTGAATAGTGGAGGACTGTCGTGGTTTGCGTTAACTGCAGGATTAATGACGGTGGGGACACTGGTGCCTCTGTTCAATGGAATATCGAGGGAGAGCACGTCGCGGCCAATATTTTCATCCACAGCAGAAATGTGGAATGGGCGCTTTGCTATGCTCGGCCTCCTCGCATTGGCTTTCACTGAATACGTCAAGGGTGGACCGCTTGTATAA